A window of the Maniola hyperantus chromosome 16, iAphHyp1.2, whole genome shotgun sequence genome harbors these coding sequences:
- the LOC138403409 gene encoding uncharacterized protein gives MLGKKWGLKPKIMKWLYLSVVRCSLTYAALVWWPRTLLTTAQQELQKFQRQACLAITGCMSTTPTAALEVILGIPPLHIHIKEEATLAALRLKTSGLWKEQNTMHTKILGQNINKEPRLQWKCDRTEKQHILDKNYKINSEKNLDPKPAQDTIEVYTDGSKTKTGTGAGAYCQELNMRISHALGKDNSVFQAECVGIMTAAIAVANRQVTNFKININSDSQAALKALARFSTTSQLIQDCHKTLETLAMSNDITLRWVKGHDGDQGNEAADALARKATTLKVIGPEPIVPIPFSEYKTWLHELTLKEHSQLWANTTDCRQAKEAFPNIDKRQTNKLLRLDRGKLRKVVGLITGHSPLNKHLFVIGVTDSPLCRACMEVDETPTHVVLECTGVAEQRERHLGSPTSFHEALGNLGGLLGFWSELGWLE, from the coding sequence ATGCTAGGGAAAAAATGGGGActaaaaccaaagataatgaaatggttatacctatcggtagtaagatgttcactaacatatgctgcacttgtatggtggccaagaactctccttactaccgcccagcaagaactacagaaatttcaacgaCAAGCATGCCTCGCCATTACCGGCTGCATGAGTACCACACCAACAGCAGCGTTAGAAGTCATATTGGGCATTCCGCCCCTACACATACACATCaaagaagaagcaacactcgcagccctgagactgaaaacctcagggctttggaaagaacaaaacacaatgcacactaaaattctagggcaaaacataaacaaagaaccacgtttgcagtggaaatgcgacagaaccgaaaaacaacacatactagacaaaaactacaagataaactcagagaagaacttagatccgaagccagcacaagacacaatagaagtgtacaccgacggatccaaaacgaaaacgggcacaggagctggagcctactgccaagaactaaacatgagaataagtcacgcactcggtaaggacaactctgtcttccaagcagagtgtgtgggcattatgaccgcggctatagccgtggccaatcgacaggtaacaaactttaaaattaacattaactcagatagccaagctgctcttaaagccttggctagattctcgacgacctcacaactcatacaagactgccacaagactctggaaacactcgccatgtcaaacgacatcaccctaaggtgggtcaaaggacatgatggagaccagggaaacgaggcggccgacgcactagcacgaaaggctacgacattgaaggtgatcgggccagaacctattgttcccatacccttcagtgagtataaaacctggttgcatgaactaacactaaaagagcattcccaactatgggcaaacacaacagactgcaggcaagccaaagaggctttccccaacatagacaaacggcaaactaacaaactactccgcctggacagaggtaaacttaggaaggtggtgggactcataacagggcatagcccactaaacaaacaccttttcgttataggtgttaccgacagtcctttgtgcagggcttgcatggaggtcgacgaaacaccgacgcacgtggtcctagagtgcacgggcgtagcagaacaacgcgaacgccatttgggttccccgacctcattccacgaagccctcggcaacctgggcggtctactcggcttctggagtgagcttggatggctggagtga